From Cardiocondyla obscurior isolate alpha-2009 linkage group LG09, Cobs3.1, whole genome shotgun sequence, one genomic window encodes:
- the Axo gene encoding axotactin isoform X6 — protein MIYRENRILGILVLLNVIVKMPANQTVSPKTDIVEEIEEFTTTKRIVPDRCLVKTEPGPCKHYVHKWTFNKAEGKCRTFPYGGCLGNENRFNSEAECLYYCVGGADHTLPPYLVTKGNVFVATSTTTMSTSPPTTTSTPRPTFTPPKPTKPPVPKHLRGKELTFMESGHEKTFMFAQSNTFIQLDGPGIKTFQLRLCREISFKFRTKLPHGLLVYHSVKDRPESLDPYALYVIVEKGQLKIVHVFGKQSTSLTVGQGLNRDEWHSVLVRIDVHGAKLIARVDDKKAETTLKVLERIVNYGVSDELASVVLIGGLSSEERLHGVKYIIESFVGCIRDMVLSSGKSASDLLPIQPLIATKHENVKEGCIDKCRTRENLCFVAEQCVNHYNSLTCDCFGTNYEGERCDVYTATILTLRGSSYVSFRVYDWKDRVHSSVNRISLAFKTKWDNSALFYASGEIDGTPHYIAASIVNGSVHVELDFGHNSKISTTLGDYVTSDHWNNLTIFHNGSSVYVSLDDEVKVLEVPGENWDMIIDPEIYIGGGPELHKKKGLLSHNNFAGSLKYVFFNDKSIIYELKRSNPMVHYIGVLEPEYYEANVEVIPITYPFAGSHIWWPIERTDSLKLNFDFKSSKPVAIVASGEVKSNRGVGYWELRQVNDEIRFHLIPVKNENITVSTSVKFPPYNTSWHAVELNYTKGELNILLDYRNKQHKLFSMAFELGDKVIIGSGKSNAGLVGCMREIRVNGQRIEPRYVINTKRVVGEVALDNCQFVDPCKRPNTCEHGGKCSVKEDRITCDCTDTGYIGKNCHFAQYRKTCEELALLGYTQDDVYKIDIDGNGRFPPALVKCEFQSIEDSTKTIVEHNLPSQVDVRSITESDFSFNITYRQFTAEMLQELISHSLYCSQYVKYDCYKAPLELHSATWFLGSKGTTVDYIGNVNRGSCPCGMNRTCVNSNLSCNCDVSAGNAGKWLSDEGYYETPDSLGITGMVFLQQRDLEEDARGRITLGPLECVETNTQKYVVTFTTSQSYIEVPGWRKGDIAFSFRTTGEKAILLYQPPIRSNYPSFMVALTSEYRLTFNFTLNTGTNRELQVESRRKLNNGEWQKIWIDYNDYHVRFMINTDFLMVDLLPEEEFGPFEGSMFIGGATAEHLKTSSVRQGLIGCFRGLVVNGEILDIHSYMSVHLSEIIKDCKPSCQPNKCQNGARCVELWSNFECVCENRWAHLGTYCETNINNKALTFTSPGAFLKKNYFGSDDNEERLQLKSMLLENILINLRTYDTHSLILYANDHLNNFVHLYISNGTNIVYLFNAGNEIKNITVENPNVNTGISVQIAIIRGENWTTLYVNEYNVTLNATPVLLDTYSNKPWTNSEKEVLAPQRPPAPPTDYFQVNLGGFDPDNLLRVGKKGALIQGYIGCLRGLMIGKYLVDLPSLASEANHEGSKGVLPNCQMKCDAMPCKNLGICTEDFGRQESSCNCELTSYFGEHCADEKGADFSGDSVLQREFELEGEVNQLKVQLAFSTNELRQRTTALLLVQTDNKRSYYLLVALTSEGQLIFEEDRDGSAAGVRLSDRNFLNGARHSVYYVRDNNTATLLIDREPVQLLPIPGIPIPDEDETPGSTEIQLGGLNTTDSRFIAYKGYTGCLSNVVISINGGPDMKPLEEYMLFTKQGSETVRATIPAGVRSAQCAVFHVQPGGLEPPKNDSVGRDKAWVEDPPERILYKSQYSGATQEEQGAGTYIFIALCCVFVTAVIVCIYEVWRSARKDRQRRRDAASGAVGASPSGSQRWQSQQYTDSLVTAAGVKTIGFKNVMDDDKRPNGTHVKVANAKEYKPLPNTEPKDSINDKKVHIKADEEPEKKELLGVNTGIVIKPVKPNPFSMEDLREEPELEEREEEEEEEEEEEDTQEPEADENKDQPQEHQQEEQKDASNQDDELLVMPAPVDEDIGRQSKRQGNYLAPGKPITFNTSPIFLLDGQRTFGNPLSYLGGPKLPPRNRSSVESVLSLD, from the exons ATGATCTACCGCGAAAACAGGATCCTCGGGATCCTCGTCTTGCTCAACGTAATCGTAAAGATGCCGGCGAATCAAACGGTCTCGCCGAAAACGGATATAGTcgaagaaatagaagaatttaCCACGACGAAAAGGATTGTGCCCGACAGATGTCTTGTCAAGACAGAGCCAGGCCCCTGCAAGCACTACGTTCACAAATGGACCTTCAACAAAGCTGAAGGAAAATGTCGGACTTTCCCTTACGGCGGCTGTTTAGGAAATGAAAATCGATTTAATTCGGAAGCAGAGTGTCTCTATTATTGCGTCGGTGGGGCTGACC ATACCCTACCGCCTTATCTTGTGACAAAGGGCAACGTATTCGTCGCAACGAGCACTACGACCATGAGTACTTCACCACCGACAACGACTAGTACCCCACGACCGACATTCACACCTCCGAAACCAACAAAACCACCAGTGCCTAAGCACCTACGAGGAAAG GAATTAACTTTCATGGAATCTGGTCACGAGAAAACATTTATGTTCGCACAAAGTAACACTTTCATTCAACTCGACGGTCCTGGAATCAAAACCTTTCAATTAAG ACTATGTCGCGAGATATCCTTCAAGTTTCGCACCAAACTTCCACACGGTTTACTAGTTTATCACAGTGTCAAAGATCGCCCAGAAAGCCTTGACCCTTACGCCCTTTATGTGATAGTAGAGAAGGGTCAACTGAAAATTGTTCATGTATTCGGCAAACAGTCGACTAGTTTAACAGTCGGCCAAGGGCTGAACAGAGACGAGTGGCATAGCGTTCTCGTGAGGATCGACGTACACGGGGCTAAATTAATAGCCAGAGTCGACGATAAGAAGGCCGAAACTACTCTAAAAGTTTTAGAACGTATCGTTAATTATGGAGTATCTGATGAGCTCGCTTCAGTTGTTCTTATTGGAG GACTAAGTTCCGAAGAACGATTACACGGAGTAAAGTACATAATAGAATCCTTCGTTGGATGCATCAGGGATATGGTTCTGAGTTCCGGAAAATCCGCCAGCGATTTGCTGCCCATTCAACCGTTAATCGCGACTAAACACGAAAATGTGAAGGAAGGATGTATAGATAA GTGTAGAACACGAGAGAACTTGTGCTTCGTCGCCGAACAATGTGTGAATCACTACAACAGTTTAACGTGCGATTGTTTCGGCACGAATTACGAGGGTGAACGTTGCGATGTGTACA CCGCGACTATACTAACACTGAGAGGCTCCTCATACGTGTCCTTTCGCGTGTACGATTGGAAGGATCGTGTTCACTCGTCTGTCAACAGGATCAGCCTCGCTTTTAAG ACTAAATGGGACAACTCCGCCTTATTTTACGCTTCCGGCGAGATCGACGGCACGCCGCATTACATTGCGGCTTCAATTGTAAATGGATCAGTCCACGTTGAACTCGATTTCGGGCACAATTCGAAAATCTCCACCACGCTGGGCGATTACGTAACGTCTGATCATTGGAACAACCTGACTATATTTCACAATGGATCTTCCGTTTACGTTAGCTTGGACGACGAAGTTAAGGTACTAGAAGTACCGGGAGAAAATTGGGATATGATAATCGATCCTGAGATATATATCGGTGGCGGGCCAGAGCTTCACAAGAAGAAGGGTCTTCTGTCGCACAATAACTTTGCTG GTTCCTTAAAATACGTATTCTTTAACGACAAATCAATCATATATGAATTAAAGCGCTCCAACCCTATGGTGCATTACATCGGTGTGCTGGAGCCAGAATATTACGAGGCCAATGTCGAAGTTATTCCGATCACGTATCCTTTCGCGGGTAGTCACATTTGGTGGCCGATCGAGCGAACCGACTCGCTAAAGttaaatttcgattttaaaagCTCGAAGCCAGTCGCAATTGTTGCTTCAGGCGAAGTAAAAAGCAATCGCGGTGTTGGTTACTGGGAG TTACGTCAAGTCAACGATGAAATTCGTTTCCACCTGATACCAGTTAAAAATGAGAATATTACTGTGTCAACGTCAGTGAAATTTCCGCCTTACAACACTTCGTGGCACGCGGTCGAGCTCAATTACACAAAAGGCGAGCTCAATATCCTTCTCGATTACAGGAATAAGCAACACAAGCTCTTCTCTATGGCGTTTGAATTAGGCGATAAGGTCATTATAGGAAGCGGTAAAAGTAACGCGG GTCTGGTGGGATGTATGCGCGAGATACGAGTGAACGGTCAGAGAATCGAACCTAGATACGTAATCAACACTAAGAGAGTAGTCGGGGAAGTTGCTTTAGATAACTGTCAGTTTGTCGACCCGTGTAAGAGACCAAACACTTGCGAGCACGGCGGCAAGTGCTCGGTGAAAGAAGATAGGATTACGTGCGATTGCACGGACACAGGATACATCGGGAAGAACTGCCATTTCG CGCAATATAGAAAAACGTGTGAAGAACTGGCCCTCTTGGGTTACACGCAAGACGACGTTTACAAAATCGACATCGACGGAAACGGCCGATTCCCGCCCGCTTTAGTAAAGTGCGAGTTCCAATCGATCGAAGATTCGACGAAAACGATCGTCGAGCACAATTTACCATCCCAAGTGGACGTCAGATCTATTACCGAGAGTGACTTTTCTTTCAACATCACGTATAGGCAGTTTACCGCCGAGATGCTGCAGGAGTTGATCTCCCACTCGCTTTATTGCAGCCAATACGTAAAGTACGATTGTTACAAGGCACCCTTGGAGCTGCACAGTGCTACATGGTTCTTGGGCTCCAAAGGTACCACCGTCGATTACATTGGAAATGTTAATCGCGGATCCTGTCCGTGTGGCA tGAACAGAACGTGCGTAAATTCTAATTTGAGTTGTAACTGCGACGTGTCTGCCGGAAACGCCGGTAAGTGGCTATCGGACGAGGGATACTACGAAACACCCGACTCTTTAGGCATCACCGGAATGGTATTTTTACAACAGAGAGATCTCGAGGAAGATGCCCGGGGACGTATCACTCTGGGACCATTGGAATGTGTTGAAACGA atacGCAGAAATACGTGGTAACGTTCACGACGTCGCAATCGTATATCGAAGTGCCTGGTTGGAGGAAAGGTGACATAGCATTCAGCTTTCGAACGACAGGCGAGAAAGCTATTCTTCTGTATCAGCCACCAATTCGGAGCAATTATCCTTCTTTTATGGTTGCTCTAACGTCGGAATATCGATTGACCTTTAATTTCACCCTGAATACCGGTACAAATCGCGAATTACAAGTGGAAAGTCGACGTAAATTGAATAACGGCGAATGGCAAAAGATTTGGATCGACTACAATGACTACCATGTGAGATTTATGATCAACACTGATTTTTTAATGGTGGATTTATTACCCGAGGAAGAATTTGGACCTTTCGAGGGATCTATGTTCATCGGCGGTGCTACTGC aGAGCATTTAAAAACTTCTTCCGTTCGGCAAGGTCTCATTGGCTGCTTTCGCGGTCTCGTTGTTAACGGAGAAATATTAGATATTCACAGTTATATGTCGGTGCATCTGTCGGAAATTATCAAAGACTGCAAGCCCTCGTGCCAACCTAATAAGTGTCAGAACGGCGCTAGATGTGTCGAGTTGTGGAGTAACTTCGAATGCGTGTGTGAAAATCGATGGGCACATTTAGGCACTTATTGCGAAACAA ATATCAACAACAAAGCACTGACATTTACCTCGCCAGGTGCTTTCTTGAAGAAAAACTACTTCGGATCGGACGACAATGAGGAAAGGCTACAGCTGAAAAGCATGCTGCtggaaaacattttaattaatttacgaactTACGACACCCATTCTCTAATACTTTATGCGAACGATCACTTGAATAATTTCGTACACCTCTACATTTCAAATGGCACTAATATCGTATATCTGTTCAACGCTGGCAACGAGATCAAAAATATCACCGTGGAAAATCcaa ACGTTAACACGGGAATTTCCGTGCAGATTGCTATAATTCGAGGCGAAAATTGGACTACATTGTACGTGAACGAGTACAACGTCACCCTGAACGCGACACCGGTCCTCTTAGATACATATTCGAATAAACCTTGGACAAATTCAGAGAAAGAAGTTCTCGCACCACAGAGACCGCCTGCACCTCCAACTGACTATTTCCAG gtAAATTTAGGAGGATTCGACCCTGATAATTTGTTAAGAGTCGGAAAGAAAGGTGCCCTAATTCAAGGTTACATTGGCTGCTTGCGAGGTCTTATGATCGGCAAATATCTCGTCGATCTACCGAGCTTAGCCAGCGAAGCAAATCACGAAGGGAGTAAAGGTGTTTTACCGAATTGTCAAATGAAATGCGACGCAATGCCATGCAAGAATTTAGGGATTTGCACGGAGGATTTCGGCAGGCAGGAGTCTTCCTGCAATTGCGAACTGACGTCCTACTTTGGCGAACATTGTGCCGACG AAAAGGGCGCCGATTTCAGCGGAGATAGCGTACTTCAGCGCGAATTCGAGCTCGAGGGCGAAGTGAACCAATTGAAAGTTCAGCTAGCATTCTCAACGAACGAACTACGACAGCGTACCACCGCGTTGCTGCTAGTACAGACTGATAACAA AAGGAGCTACTACTTGCTGGTGGCTTTGACGTCCGAGGGACAGCTCATCTTCGAAGAGGACAGAGACGGCTCTGCAGCTGGAGTACGTCTGAGCGATCGGAATTTCCTGAACGGCGCACGTCATAGCGTCTATTACGTTCGCGATAACAACACGGCCACTCTCTTA ATCGACCGTGAGCCCGTTCAATTGCTGCCGATTCCAGGAATACCGATACCAGACGAGGATGAAACTCCGGGTTCTACGGAGATACAGCTTGGTGGATTAAACACCACCGATTCGCGATTTATCGCCTACAAAGGATATACTGGCTGTCTCAGTA atgtcGTGATATCAATCAACGGAGGCCCCGATATGAAACCGTTAGAGGAATACATGCTCTTTACGAAACAAGGCAGCGAAACTGTACGAGCAACGATACCAGCCGGCGTCAGAAGCGCTCAATGTGCGGTCTTTCACGTTCAGCCAGGTGGTCTTGAACCACCCAAAAACGATAGCGTG GGCCGTGACAAAGCATGGGTCGAGGATCCGCCGGAAAGAATTCTGTACAAATCGCAATATTCCGGCGCCACTCAGGAGGAACAAGGAGCAGGAACATACATCTTTATCGCCCTATGTTGCGTCTTCGTGACCGCGGTAATCGTATGTATTTACGAGGTGTGGCGAAGTGCACGTAAGGATCGTCAACGACGCCGCGACGCAGCCTCCGGAGCAGTTGGAGCCTCTCCTTCGGGCTCGCAAAGGTGGCAGTCGCAGCAGTACACGGATTCCCTGGTCACGGCAGCCGGCGTGAAAACGATCGGGTTTAAAAATGTGATGGACGACGATAAAAGGCCAAATGGAACTCACGTGAAAGTGGCTAATGCCAAAGAATACAAACCACTGCCGAATACGGAACCCAAAGACTcgataaacgataaaaaagttCACATTAAAG CAGACGAAGAACCAGAGAAAAAGGAGCTCCTAGGGGTAAATACAGGCATCGTCATTAAACCTGTGAAACCAAACCCATtc TCAATGGAAGATCTGAGGGAAGAACCCGAATTGGAAGAACgtgaggaagaagaagaggaggaagaagaggaagaagataCTCAGGAACCGGAGGCGGACGAGAACAAAGATCAGCCGCAGGAACATCAGCAAGAGGAACAAAAGGACGCGAGTAATCAAGATGACGAACTTCTCGTTATGCCG GCGCCCGTGGACGAAGACATTGGAAGGCAATCGAAGAGGCAAGGAAACTACTTAG cacCGGGCAAGCCGATAACTTTTAATACATCTCCAATCTTCTTGCTGGACGGCCAACGAACTTTCGGCAATCCATTAAGCTATCTCGGTGGTCCGAAATTACCCCCGAGAAATAGATCCTCTGTCGAATCGGTGTTATCCCTGGACTGA